Below is a window of 'Nostoc azollae' 0708 DNA.
TCTAAGCCAGAATTAATGATTGCGCTCGCTTTACTGAATACACCAGGTGCATTGTTAGTTTGCAATGGTTACAAAGACCGAGAATACATTGAAACAGCAATGTTATCTCAAAGGTTAGGACAAACAGCAATCATTGTTATAGAACAGATTGAAGAAGTAGATTTGGTGATTGCAGCTAACCTTCAATTAGGAATTAAACCCATTTTGGGGGTAAGAGCGAAATTAAGTACCCAAGGAATGGGACGTTGGGGAACTTCCACAGGTGATCGCGCTAAATTTGGGTTGACAATTCCCGAAATTATGGAAGCGGTTGATAAGTTAAGAGAAGCTAATTTGCTCGGTTGCTTGCAATTGTTACACTTCCATATTGGCTCACAAATCTCCGCCATCAATGTGATTAAAGATGCCATCCAAGAAGCCAGTCGTATTTATGTAGAATTGGCGATGTTAGGCGCAGATATGAAATATCTGGATGTTGGTGGTGGCTTGGGTGTAGATTACGACGGTTCTCAAACTAATTTTTACGCCTCTAAAAACTACAATATGCAAAACTATGCCAATGATATTGTGGCAGAGTTAAAAGATACCTGTGCAGAACGTCAAATTACCGTACCTATACTCATTAGTGAAAGTGGTAGAGCGATCGCATCCCATCAATCAGTCCTCATTTTTGACGTTCTCAGCACCAGTGATGTCCCCCTCGAACTCCCAGATCAACCACAAGAGGGAGAATCACCAATCATTAATTACCTGTGGGAAACCTACCAATCTATTAACAAAGAGAACTATCAGGAGTTCTACCACGACGCGGCTCAATTTAAAGAAGAAGCCATAAGCCGCTTTAACTTAGGAATTTTACGACTTAGAGAACGAGCCAAAGCCGAGCGACTGTACTGGGCTTGTTGCGGTAAGATTCTAGATATTACACGACAACAAGACTACGTACCTGATGAACTGGAAGACCTAGAAAAAATCATGGCTTCCATCTATTACATTAATCTTTCCGTGTTTCAATCAGCACCAGATTGTTGGGCAATTGATCAACTATTTCCCATTATGCCCATACATAAGCTAGATCAAGAACCCACACAACGAGGAATTTTGGCAGACCTCACCTGTGATAGCGATGGTAAAATCGACCGATTTATCGATCTGCGGGATGTCAAATCAGTGTTAGAACTGCATAAATTCAAACCAGATCAACCCTATTATCTAGGAATGTTCCTTAATGGAGCTTACCAGGAAATCATGGGTAATTTACACAACCTATTTGGTGACACCAATGCTGTTCACATCCAATTAACACCTAAAGGCTACCAAATTGAACACGTTGTTAAGGGTGATACCATGAGTGAAGTAGTTAGCTACATGCAGTATGACTCCGAGGATATGGTAGAAAATATCCGCCAGCGTTGTGAAAAAGCCTTAGAAGAAAATCGCATTACCCTAGCTGAATCTCAACGACTATTACAAACCTACGAGCAAAGTCTCAGGAGATATACGTATTTGAATAGTTAGAACTGGGGATTGGGGGCTAGAGACCGGGGACTGGGAACTGGGGAATATGAGGATAAATGAATTAATAAATTTCTGCCTCCTGTCTCCTAAATGCCTGAAGGGTGTAAGGGTTTAAGGGAAAGTTCAATCACCAATCACCAATCACCAATTACCAATCACCAATTACCAATTACCAAGCACTAAATTGAATTTGTACCTAACAATTCTGCGATCGCTTGGCGTTCAATAGGAGTATCAGCTGGTGGAGCTTGACGAGCATCAGTAATTAGCCAGTCTAAAGCCGCAGCTTGGACATCAATCGCCGCCCCAGTCTTGTCCACACAGTAACGTCCGAATACCAGCTTATCCACCAGTCGCACACCTGGTCCCAAACGCGACCATTCGAAAATCACGCTGTTATCCACAGTTACACCACTACAAATCCAGCAATTAGGTCCAATCATTGCAGGCCCAACAATTTTTGCCCCATCTTCGATGCTGGTCATACCACCAATGTACACTGGTCCAGTAATATCCACCTTATCCCAATTCACTGCTACATTTAAGCCAGTGTAAATACCAGGAGCAACTTCATGGCCAGGAATCTGCACATTTTTAATTTCACCTAGCAACACACCGCGAATTGCCCGCCAATAATCTGGTACTTTACCAATATCTACCCATTCAAAATCCATCGAGATTGCATAAAAAGGTGCATTAATTTCCACAAGTTTAGGGAATAAATCACCTCCAATATCATACTCTATTCCAGAGGGAATATAGTTAAATACCTCTGGCTCAAAAATATAAATACCCGTATTGATATTAGTGCTGAGTGCTTCCTCAGTTGAGGGTTTTTCTTGGAAAGCTTTTACCCGATTATCATCATCTGTCACCACTACACCATAACTAGAAACTTCTTCCTGGGGGACAGATTTCGTAATGATAGTAGCAATTGAACCCTTAGTTTTATGCCACTTCACCCCAGCAGTTAAATCTAAGTCAATCAAAGCATCACCGCATAACACCACAAAAGTGTCATCAAAAAAAGGAGAAAAGTCTTGGATACGCCGCATTCCTCCAGCGGAACCAATTGCTTCTCCTACAAGTTTACCGTCGTCGTCAATTTTTCCTTCAAAAGAATAGCCAATCTGTACACCAAACCTTTGACCATCACGGAAATAATTTTCTATTTCCTCAGCCAAATGGCTAACATTGACCATAATTTCGTCAAATCCATGTTGGCGCAGCAGTTCCAGTAAAAATTCCATCACCGGCTTTTGCAGGATAGGAATCATCGGTTTGGGAATTGTATAAGTAATAGGACGTACACGAGTACCTTTACCAGCTGCGAGAATCATTGCTTTCATTAGATTTTATTCCTCAGCCACAAGCCAGTTTACTTTCATTGAGAGATTGTTAAGGAGGTAGGCACAAAATCAACCAAACTATGTAACGAAATTTAAAAGAATTGAAACCCTTGTAATTGTTTCACTTTGATTCACTCCGTCTGCAATGACATAGTTATAAATTTTTCCACCTACGTACTACTTAATCATCAGTTTTTATTTCTCTTCTAACTTAAAGGTATAGCTAGATAATCATCAGTCAGTTATCTTTTCAATAGGATTCTGGGTTTTGCTGACACAAAAGTTCAGTTGATTGGTTTGTAGCTGCTGGCTGAAGTTGGTAAGAAGTTGGTAAGCGGATTTTTATCTCCTGGTAAAATTCTTCTTGAAATAGCTCTACCTTAGATTGGGCAGACAGCAGTAGTAATGCCCAAAAAACGCTCACTAAGTTACCATGTTCTGATTCATAGCACTCACCTTTTTTTTGTGGCTGCTTTGTTTTTGTCCACAACTGTACCAGTTCTTCTAGATTCAAACATTCTTCCTCTAAATTTAGATCCCTTGCTGAAAGATGCAATACCTGTTCTAGTTCTAAACCTACTTCTGTCAGATTTTCTTGGTGAGCTAATTCTAGTGCTTCCCTCATGGTTTGCATACTAGGCTGACGCTTAGGACGGTGAGGTTTGCTAGATTTCTCTACCCGTTTTAGCTGGTTAGCCATAATCTGCAATTGTGTGATTAACTCTTGTAGAGTCACACGACGTTTTGGTGGTGGCATTGCGGCTGGACGGCGGCGCAACTGTCGCTCTAATTGCAGACGCTGGATGGGATATAATCCCCCATCTTGATCTTCTAACATTGAATTATCAGACACATTATCTATAATATTATCTACTGTTGACAAATGCATTAAGGTATTTGCTTTGAATAATATGAGCATGGATGCTGATAAAAATGCCTGTCCAGATTGGGACAAGTCAGCCTCGTAACCTCTTGCTGTTGCCTCTGGTACCATTAGTTCTAAGTAGCAGTCAATCACCTCAATCACCTGTACATCCCAAGGGTCTATTTCCCCTCGTTCGGCTTGTTCAATGAGATGTGTAATTGTTTCTAATAGCTGGTTAGCATCCATCAGTTATCATTTATCAGTGGAAGAATGTAAGAGGCAAGAGAGGCAATAGTTGATTAATTTTCCCATGTCCAATGGCCAATACCCTATTTATCATTTTCACCAGATTTTGATTCATAAGTGACGGTAAAGTTTGATACATATTCATTATGTTTACTACTTTTAATAGCGTCAAATGTACCTTTGATAGTGCCAGCAATTGGTACAGCAACTAGTGTTCCCAATAAACCCGCAATTTCAAATCCCATCAAAATAGAGACAAAAATCCATATTGGGTTGAGTCCAATAAAGTTACCTAGTAACTTAGGTGCTAAGAGATTATCCTTGATTTGTTGTAGGACAATTGCCACCGTTGCTACTGGAAATGCTAACCACCAATTTTGTAGTAATACCAAAATTGTGACTAAACTAATGCCTAAAGTTGCTCCGACAAAGGGAATCAGTTCCGAAAGACCAATAACAATGGCAAATAACAGGGCAAATGGTACTCTCAAAAATAGGAAAATGGGAGTAAGGACTAGTTCCATGAAAAGTCCCAGCAATAGTTGACTGAGGAAAAAGTTCTGGAAATTTAACTGTAATGACTTGTTGAAGGGGATGCCAATATTAGACGGGAGGAGATTGATTAGACCATACCATACGTGATCGCCATATAACAGCATATAAAAGGCTAATACGACTACTAACACTAAGTTCAGTAATCCTGATAACAGGGTTCCGGCAAATCCCACCGCACTGGAAGCTATCTGTTGGACCAAATTTTGAATATTGGCATTGATTTGATTAGTTACTAGACTAAAGTCAATATTTATTCTTCTTTGACGCGCTACTACCTGCAATTTACCCAGATTGTCTTGACTGGAAGCTAACCAATCAGGAATCTTATTTAAAAGTTGGATTGTTTGCTCAATTACCATTGGTACAAGGGTAACACATAGAATTCCTAACAAAGCCAAAGTGATGATTAAAACTATTATCACTGCCTGAGTACGAGTAATCCTAGCTTTTTCTAAAAATTTAACTGGGTAGTTGAGTAAAAATGCCAAAATAGCCGCAATACTTAGGATAGTGATGGGGTGCTGGAAATAACGAAACAGTACCGATAGTAGCCAGACATTGAGAGCGATAATCGGGACACTCAGACCATAAATTAGCAAACTTTGAGGAGAGGCTGAACGGCGCATCTGATTTAATGTATAGGCAGGAGGAATAATTAACAATTACCAAAGATAATTTTTTTAACCAGGATTGGTGCTATTAATAATCATAATTATTTTCTCCTAATACTTGTATAAGCTAATCTAGTGATAAGTGATAAGGAAATAAAAACGATGGATAAAAACATGGCTGATCTTCGCAAAGACTACTCTTTGCAAGAGTTAAGCGAAAAGGAAATTAACCCTAATCCTTTTATACAATTTAAATTCTGGTTTGATCAGGCTCTAGAAGCACAATTAACAGAACCTAACGCCATGACTCTGGCTACATCTACCCCAGATGGCAAACCTTCAGGCAGAATGGTACTGTTAAAGAATTTTGATGACCGGGGCTTTGTTTTATTTACTAACTACAACAGTCACAAAGGACAAGAACTAGCTGAGAACCCCCATGCTGCTTTGGTGTTTTGGTGGGCTGAACTAGAACGTCAAGTGAGAATTGTGGGGACTGTAGAAAAGATTTCAACAGAGGAGTCTGATGGGTATTTTGAGATGCGCCCGCCTCATAGTCGCTTGGGTGCATGGGCTTCTAATCAAAGTGAGGTAATTGCTGGCAGGGAAGTTTTGGAGCGACAATGGCAGGAGTTTCAGCGAAAATATCAAAATCAGGAAGTACCTAGACCACCTTATTGGGGAGGGTTTCGGGTCATTCCCCAGGAAATCGAGTTTTGGCAAGGACGCTCTAGCCGTTTACATGACAGATTGCTTTATATCCGTTTGGATTATGGGGGTTGGCAGATAGAACGGTTGTCTCCTTAATATTTTATAGCTGGCAAAGATGCCTGCACCATGAATTTCATAAAGTACTATTGGGATCAATGCCTAGTTCCTGTAACTTAGCTGCTAATAAATCTGCCCGTTGGCATTCCTGTTCTGCTTGTTCATTACTTCAAGTAAATTTCCTTCCCTATCCTACCACCGCAGCCAGTTCATGGTTTGACACAATCTTTCACCTGGCCAAATTCCCAAAAATAATGAGAACTCAGGAATCCAAAGACGCCCATTAGTATCGGCCTGTTGTTTAGTGTATTCTCCATTTTGCAAACAGCGTACTTCTAAACTTGGTTCGTAGGGGTCATAGGTGACGTAGGTTGGAACTTTGAGTATGTGTTGGTAAAAATACAACTTTCCATAAGGTGGCATGGAACGCACTGATAACTCTCCAGCTTCTGTATCAGAGAGAAATTCCATCACCACTGCTACTGGTTCACCTTCTAGGTTGCGTGTATCACTGCGACCCACCACGTTAGTGGCTAGAGGATGCACCTGTGGCACATAAAACCAGTCGGGTGCTTTGACAATGATTTTTCTGTTGATAGTGGCTACTAGCCTGAAATCGGAGCCAATCAGCATTTATGGGAGAATGGATCCTGCTGCGCCTAAAGCGTCACTGAGTGAGTGCAGCTGCAAGACGGGGCTCTTGAATATTTTCCACTGGGTCTTTAGGTAGAATACAATCGGCTGGGAGTGCTTCCCAGGCGACAGTTGGTGTTTTTTGGATTGGGTGAGTTTGTAGAATCATATGTTGTCTGAATAGAGATTTACACGATTTAATAGTTGTCACGAAATATTATTTAATGCGCTATATCTTTATAATTTTTTAAGTCCTGATTCTAATAATGTATATCTCAGATAAAAGCCACCCCAAACAAATATGATAATTATCAAACTAACAATACCCAATAAATTAGGCAACCAAAAAATTACTTCTATGTGATTTAATTTACCTGGTTTGAGTTTCCATATAAGTTGGTTACCACTTTTTTCTGGTTGAATAGCATCTTCGGTTTGTTGAATATTCTTAACTCCCCAAGGTGTCTGTAATTTAAATTCTAAATTAAGAATTGAACCTGTACCTGATACAACGTTCCCTTTACTAGTAAGTACAGAAAGGGAACGCAAATCTAAATCATAGATTAAGCGATTTCTTGATAACAGCAAAAAATTATTATCTTGTACGATTAGGCTGGAAGCAGTATTCGGTAAATCTGCATTATTAGTAACTACATTAGGTTTTTGAGAAGTGCGGTAGTTGAAAAAATCGCTAAATTTTTCTTGTAATTCTCGACCATTCGTGAAGGGAATTTTGACAATCACTTCTTCTGGAAAAATACGCTTTGCTGAACCGTCTAATTTTCGGGCGCGATGTTCTAGACTATTTAACCAATCGTAAATATAATCACCACTAAAACTGGTTAAGTTTTCAGATAATTTAATATGTTGTACTAGTTCACCGTTGTTGGTGTTGTTAAAATTAATTCCTAAATCATATTGAACACAACCCGTTAGCATTAAAGATGCACAGATTAACAATAGGAAAAAAGGTTTTGGATGATGTGATTTATTATTTTTTGAAAATATAAAATCCCATGTTTTAATCTGTGAAAATAAAAATTTCAGGAAATTAGATTTTTTCATATCAATTCTTCTCCATTTATCTATTCACTTTCACCTGTTACCTATTCACACACATAACCAAACTAGATAGGAAATTATTAAACCCACAAAAATCAAGGCTACCCAGATAAAACGATTATCTTTTGTGTTGACTTGACTAAGATCAACATATTCTGGTTCTACAGGGTTCTGTTTTAGGTTAGATATCTGGAGTTTAGTGGTAAGAAGGAGTTTTGATTTGTTGTCAGAAATACCACTGAAATCGGGAATTTCCGTCATCCACTCTTTTGGTCTTTTCAGTTTGGGTGCTTTTAAAATATAAACTAAGTGCTTTGCTTGTGACTTAGTTTCGTAGTGAGGATGACGGCAGAGTTTTTGACAAAGTGCGATGGCATATTCAGAACGCCCAGCCGCTTCATAAGCATTTACTAGCCAAATATTGACTTCACCAGCAAGGCGTGTATTATTTGCTAATAAGGTGCTGGCTTTTTCTAAATTTTCCACTGCTTCACGATATTGACCATTTTCAAAAGCTGCTTTTCCAACTTGGTAGCGAGATTTAGCAATTTCTAAACTTTCTGTAGTCATTAGTCATTGGTTATTAATTATCAGTCATTTAGTCCATGGGAAAAGGCAAAAGGCAAAAGGTTAATTTCTCCAATCACCAATCACCAATCACCAATCACCAATCACCAATCCCCAAATCATTTAAATTGAGAACCGAGAATCATTGTTCCAATCCCTACGTCTGTAAATATTTCTAACAGCAGGGCGTGGGGAATGCGACCATCAATGATATGTGCGGCTTTGACTCCTTGGGCAAGCGATCGCACACAACAAGTTACTTTAGGAATCATACCTCCACTAACTACACCATCGTTAATCAACTGACGAGCTTCAGGAATATCTACTTTGGGAATTAAGGTAGATGGATCTTTGTAATCTGTTAAGATACCGCGTGTATCAGTAAGCAAAATTAACTTTTCCGCCCCCAAGGCTGCTGCTATTTCCCCAGCTACAGTATCAGCATTAATATTGTAAGCTTGTCCGGTATCGTCAGCAGCAACGCTAGAAACTACAGGAATATAGCCCTTACTAGAGAGAGTTTCTAAAATCTTGATATTGATATTACTAACTTCCCCAACATAGCCGATACCTTCATCACCTTGAGGACGGGCGGTAATTAAGTGTCCATCTTTACCACAAAGTCCTACACCCATACCACCAGCTTGGTTAATTAGGGAGACAATTTCTTTATTGACTCTACCGACTAATACCATTTCTACCACATCCATTGTTGCTGCATCAGTGACGCGCAAACCATTTTTAAACTGGGCTTCAATTCCTAGTTTACCTAACCAACTATTAATTTCTGGACCACCACCATGTACTAAAATTGGTCGCAAGCCAACGCAGGATAAAAATACGATATCGCGGATAACTTTATCTTTGAGGGTGCTATCTTTCATGGCTGCACCTCCGTATTTAACCACAACGGTACGACCTGCGAATTGTTGAATGTAAGGTAGTGCTTCGCTGAGTATTTCTACGCGATTAGCTTCAGCTTGCCTGATATACTCGGTATCGTTGATCATTTTGAGAATATGTCAATTTTGAAGACAAGGTTTTTACATGATCAAAACATGAAAGCAACTTCCTATTACAAAATTTCCTCAGATCAATTTTGGTGTTGAGTTTTAAGAACCCTAGGAATTGCTTCTATGATACGTGTGGCAATTTCTTCTGGTGTTTGGTTATCAGTGATGGTAATGTGTAAGTCTGCTTGGGAGTACAGCGGTTGACGTTGTTGGAGGAGTGAGTACAATTTGCCTTCAGGGTCAGAATCTTGTAAAAGTGGTCTTGTATCATCCTCTCCTAACCGATTTAACAAGATTTGCACTGGTGCATCAAGCCACACTATTAACCCGTGACGCATATAGCCCCAATTTTCTCGTCGCAGGACAATACCCCCACCAGTAGCTATAGTCAATTTAGTATAAGCACAAACTTGGCCTAAAACATCACTTTCTAACTGTCGAAATGCTGCTTCACCCTCT
It encodes the following:
- the speA gene encoding biosynthetic arginine decarboxylase, translated to MGVESSADEIVKVPPNGHKSELKSQKHKKLLPPTTTGDLPRAWKIEDSEDLYRIEGWGKPYFSINAAGNVTVSPKGDRGGSLDLFELVNALKQRNLGLPLLIRFSDILEDRIERLNACFAKAIARYNYPGVYRGVFPVKCNQERHLIEDLVRFGKPHQFGLEAGSKPELMIALALLNTPGALLVCNGYKDREYIETAMLSQRLGQTAIIVIEQIEEVDLVIAANLQLGIKPILGVRAKLSTQGMGRWGTSTGDRAKFGLTIPEIMEAVDKLREANLLGCLQLLHFHIGSQISAINVIKDAIQEASRIYVELAMLGADMKYLDVGGGLGVDYDGSQTNFYASKNYNMQNYANDIVAELKDTCAERQITVPILISESGRAIASHQSVLIFDVLSTSDVPLELPDQPQEGESPIINYLWETYQSINKENYQEFYHDAAQFKEEAISRFNLGILRLRERAKAERLYWACCGKILDITRQQDYVPDELEDLEKIMASIYYINLSVFQSAPDCWAIDQLFPIMPIHKLDQEPTQRGILADLTCDSDGKIDRFIDLRDVKSVLELHKFKPDQPYYLGMFLNGAYQEIMGNLHNLFGDTNAVHIQLTPKGYQIEHVVKGDTMSEVVSYMQYDSEDMVENIRQRCEKALEENRITLAESQRLLQTYEQSLRRYTYLNS
- a CDS encoding sugar phosphate nucleotidyltransferase: MKAMILAAGKGTRVRPITYTIPKPMIPILQKPVMEFLLELLRQHGFDEIMVNVSHLAEEIENYFRDGQRFGVQIGYSFEGKIDDDGKLVGEAIGSAGGMRRIQDFSPFFDDTFVVLCGDALIDLDLTAGVKWHKTKGSIATIITKSVPQEEVSSYGVVVTDDDNRVKAFQEKPSTEEALSTNINTGIYIFEPEVFNYIPSGIEYDIGGDLFPKLVEINAPFYAISMDFEWVDIGKVPDYWRAIRGVLLGEIKNVQIPGHEVAPGIYTGLNVAVNWDKVDITGPVYIGGMTSIEDGAKIVGPAMIGPNCWICSGVTVDNSVIFEWSRLGPGVRLVDKLVFGRYCVDKTGAAIDVQAAALDWLITDARQAPPADTPIERQAIAELLGTNSI
- a CDS encoding segregation/condensation protein A, with protein sequence MDANQLLETITHLIEQAERGEIDPWDVQVIEVIDCYLELMVPEATARGYEADLSQSGQAFLSASMLILFKANTLMHLSTVDNIIDNVSDNSMLEDQDGGLYPIQRLQLERQLRRRPAAMPPPKRRVTLQELITQLQIMANQLKRVEKSSKPHRPKRQPSMQTMREALELAHQENLTEVGLELEQVLHLSARDLNLEEECLNLEELVQLWTKTKQPQKKGECYESEHGNLVSVFWALLLLSAQSKVELFQEEFYQEIKIRLPTSYQLQPAATNQSTELLCQQNPESY
- a CDS encoding AI-2E family transporter, yielding MRRSASPQSLLIYGLSVPIIALNVWLLSVLFRYFQHPITILSIAAILAFLLNYPVKFLEKARITRTQAVIIVLIITLALLGILCVTLVPMVIEQTIQLLNKIPDWLASSQDNLGKLQVVARQRRINIDFSLVTNQINANIQNLVQQIASSAVGFAGTLLSGLLNLVLVVVLAFYMLLYGDHVWYGLINLLPSNIGIPFNKSLQLNFQNFFLSQLLLGLFMELVLTPIFLFLRVPFALLFAIVIGLSELIPFVGATLGISLVTILVLLQNWWLAFPVATVAIVLQQIKDNLLAPKLLGNFIGLNPIWIFVSILMGFEIAGLLGTLVAVPIAGTIKGTFDAIKSSKHNEYVSNFTVTYESKSGENDK
- the pdxH gene encoding pyridoxamine 5'-phosphate oxidase; this translates as MDKNMADLRKDYSLQELSEKEINPNPFIQFKFWFDQALEAQLTEPNAMTLATSTPDGKPSGRMVLLKNFDDRGFVLFTNYNSHKGQELAENPHAALVFWWAELERQVRIVGTVEKISTEESDGYFEMRPPHSRLGAWASNQSEVIAGREVLERQWQEFQRKYQNQEVPRPPYWGGFRVIPQEIEFWQGRSSRLHDRLLYIRLDYGGWQIERLSP
- a CDS encoding DUF3153 domain-containing protein, translated to MKKSNFLKFLFSQIKTWDFIFSKNNKSHHPKPFFLLLICASLMLTGCVQYDLGINFNNTNNGELVQHIKLSENLTSFSGDYIYDWLNSLEHRARKLDGSAKRIFPEEVIVKIPFTNGRELQEKFSDFFNYRTSQKPNVVTNNADLPNTASSLIVQDNNFLLLSRNRLIYDLDLRSLSVLTSKGNVVSGTGSILNLEFKLQTPWGVKNIQQTEDAIQPEKSGNQLIWKLKPGKLNHIEVIFWLPNLLGIVSLIIIIFVWGGFYLRYTLLESGLKKL
- a CDS encoding tetratricopeptide repeat protein gives rise to the protein MTTESLEIAKSRYQVGKAAFENGQYREAVENLEKASTLLANNTRLAGEVNIWLVNAYEAAGRSEYAIALCQKLCRHPHYETKSQAKHLVYILKAPKLKRPKEWMTEIPDFSGISDNKSKLLLTTKLQISNLKQNPVEPEYVDLSQVNTKDNRFIWVALIFVGLIISYLVWLCV
- the argB gene encoding acetylglutamate kinase, producing MINDTEYIRQAEANRVEILSEALPYIQQFAGRTVVVKYGGAAMKDSTLKDKVIRDIVFLSCVGLRPILVHGGGPEINSWLGKLGIEAQFKNGLRVTDAATMDVVEMVLVGRVNKEIVSLINQAGGMGVGLCGKDGHLITARPQGDEGIGYVGEVSNINIKILETLSSKGYIPVVSSVAADDTGQAYNINADTVAGEIAAALGAEKLILLTDTRGILTDYKDPSTLIPKVDIPEARQLINDGVVSGGMIPKVTCCVRSLAQGVKAAHIIDGRIPHALLLEIFTDVGIGTMILGSQFK
- a CDS encoding shikimate kinase, with amino-acid sequence MNYLLKGVNLYLTGMMGVGKTTVGHLLAHQLGYGFIDTDDVIVKAAGKSINEIFTEEGEAAFRQLESDVLGQVCAYTKLTIATGGGIVLRRENWGYMRHGLIVWLDAPVQILLNRLGEDDTRPLLQDSDPEGKLYSLLQQRQPLYSQADLHITITDNQTPEEIATRIIEAIPRVLKTQHQN